The Salmonella enterica subsp. houtenae serovar Houten genome has a segment encoding these proteins:
- the metJ gene encoding transcriptional repressor protein MetJ, whose translation MAEWSGEYISPYAEHGKKSEQVKKITVSIPLKVLKILTDERTRRQVNNLRHATNSELLCEAFLHAFTGQPLPDDADLRKERSDEIPEAAKEIMREMGIDPETWEY comes from the coding sequence ATGGCTGAATGGAGCGGCGAATATATCAGCCCATACGCTGAGCACGGCAAGAAGAGTGAGCAAGTCAAGAAAATTACGGTTTCCATTCCTCTGAAGGTGTTAAAAATCCTCACCGATGAACGTACGCGTCGTCAGGTGAACAACCTGCGCCACGCCACCAACAGCGAGCTGTTGTGTGAAGCATTTCTGCACGCCTTTACCGGACAACCATTGCCGGATGATGCCGATCTGCGAAAAGAGCGCAGCGATGAAATCCCGGAAGCGGCAAAAGAGATTATGCGTGAGATGGGGATTGACCCGGAAACGTGGGAGTATTGA
- the yihP_1 gene encoding membrane permease — MSSDGAITGNNNSITVRPFGIRDKFGYLCGDLGTCFILGLVNSFLMIYYTNVLGISGAIVGSLYFVIKLFDAFIDVGVGRLCDTSRLTTHGRFNPWVRRMKYPFCIIAVVLFLPFVQDFSYTAKIIYICCSYFIYGSLLSTVSIPYGAMSAAISSNPVDRVSLSTWRSVGSAIGGGATGFFIPILMYTTLVDGSQVISGQHFFWIAIGCAVLGFIFLSLTCQLTTERVRVERKASMPVSVLLKGLGCNKALIVLVVVDLLIVINQGLSGTNMTYLFNDYFHNKEAMSIALLFTFGSLILLAPSASWLTKRFGKKEASVGALLFAVAMYLIMFFIHITDAKVYLVFLFLATLGAGLFNLMIWAFMTDVCDYHQYVTGNREDGTVYGVNFFARKVGQACAGAIGGFMLAIIGYQSSSMGGAIQTSAVQENIYTMANLLPASCLFLAAIILIYCYPLNRKETLKMEETLNKFNGISR, encoded by the coding sequence ATGTCTAGTGATGGCGCGATTACCGGAAACAATAACAGTATTACCGTCAGGCCTTTCGGGATCAGAGATAAATTTGGTTATTTGTGTGGTGATCTGGGAACCTGTTTTATTCTTGGGTTAGTAAATAGTTTTTTAATGATTTATTACACTAACGTACTTGGTATTTCCGGCGCTATTGTCGGCTCGCTCTATTTTGTGATTAAACTCTTTGATGCATTTATCGATGTTGGGGTGGGGCGTTTATGTGATACCTCCAGGCTGACAACCCATGGGCGTTTTAATCCCTGGGTGCGCCGCATGAAATATCCGTTCTGCATCATCGCGGTCGTCCTGTTTCTGCCGTTTGTGCAGGATTTTTCGTATACGGCAAAAATTATCTACATTTGCTGTTCCTATTTTATCTACGGTTCGCTGTTATCGACCGTGAGTATTCCGTATGGTGCGATGTCTGCGGCGATTAGCTCTAATCCGGTAGATCGCGTATCGCTCTCAACCTGGCGCAGCGTTGGGTCTGCGATCGGCGGCGGGGCAACTGGCTTTTTTATTCCTATCCTGATGTATACCACTCTGGTGGATGGAAGCCAGGTGATTTCCGGGCAACATTTCTTCTGGATCGCCATTGGTTGCGCTGTGCTGGGTTTCATCTTCTTATCGTTGACCTGCCAGCTCACGACGGAGCGCGTGCGTGTGGAGAGAAAAGCGAGTATGCCCGTGTCGGTGCTGCTGAAGGGATTGGGGTGTAATAAGGCGCTGATTGTTTTAGTGGTTGTGGATCTGCTGATCGTGATTAACCAGGGATTGTCTGGTACTAACATGACTTACCTGTTTAATGACTATTTCCACAACAAAGAGGCCATGTCTATCGCGCTGTTGTTTACCTTTGGTTCTCTGATTCTGCTGGCGCCATCGGCATCCTGGCTCACGAAGCGCTTTGGCAAGAAGGAAGCCAGCGTCGGCGCGCTGCTCTTTGCGGTAGCGATGTATCTGATTATGTTTTTCATTCACATTACCGACGCGAAAGTCTATTTGGTTTTCCTGTTTCTGGCGACGCTGGGGGCGGGGTTATTTAACCTGATGATTTGGGCGTTTATGACCGATGTGTGTGACTATCACCAGTATGTTACTGGCAATCGTGAGGATGGCACCGTTTATGGTGTGAACTTCTTCGCTCGCAAGGTGGGTCAAGCGTGCGCAGGAGCCATTGGCGGTTTTATGCTGGCCATCATTGGTTACCAATCCTCGTCAATGGGTGGCGCTATTCAAACCAGCGCCGTGCAGGAAAATATTTATACGATGGCGAATCTCTTACCGGCTTCATGCCTGTTTTTGGCGGCGATTATTCTGATTTATTGCTACCCACTGAACCGTAAAGAAACGCTCAAGATGGAAGAAACACTGAATAAATTCAATGGCATTAGTCGGTAA
- the kdgM_3 gene encoding protein yiiY, producing MKVKLLLLLIPLLSAATHAGYVDYRHEYYDDGRNYDRVYMSHRFATGFGVAVEAISRSDDAQSNDAWNNMESNGNEYTASYQFTWQGLVWQPGIAIETGDNIAIYKPYIRVQYNINDSWWTAFRYRLEYMRRNSDGKDDRMVYRPEAWLGYNVNNWMFELNGIYKIADSEDLYNNKKEDYEYNFRVAYNIGSWVPFVELGNVSSGYNTTTTDDRQTRYRVGLGYNF from the coding sequence ATGAAAGTAAAATTATTGTTATTACTTATTCCATTACTCTCTGCGGCCACGCACGCGGGTTATGTTGATTACCGTCATGAATATTATGATGATGGACGTAACTATGATCGTGTTTATATGTCACATCGTTTTGCTACAGGTTTTGGGGTAGCTGTTGAAGCCATTTCTCGTTCCGACGACGCGCAATCTAACGATGCGTGGAATAATATGGAAAGTAACGGCAACGAGTATACCGCAAGCTATCAGTTTACCTGGCAGGGGCTTGTCTGGCAGCCTGGTATTGCGATTGAAACGGGTGATAACATCGCGATTTATAAGCCTTATATTCGCGTGCAGTATAATATTAATGACAGTTGGTGGACTGCGTTCCGCTATCGCCTGGAGTACATGCGCAGAAACAGCGATGGTAAAGATGACCGCATGGTCTACCGTCCTGAAGCGTGGCTTGGTTATAACGTCAATAACTGGATGTTTGAACTCAACGGTATTTATAAAATTGCCGATAGCGAAGATTTGTATAACAACAAAAAAGAAGATTACGAATATAACTTCCGTGTTGCTTATAACATAGGTTCCTGGGTTCCTTTTGTTGAACTGGGTAACGTCTCTTCGGGATATAATACGACGACTACGGACGATCGTCAGACGCGTTACCGTGTTGGCCTTGGATATAACTTCTGA
- the SBOV41871 gene encoding O-succinylhomoserine (thiol)-lyase, with the protein MTRKQATIAVRSGLNDDEQYGCVVPPIHLSSTYNFTGFNEPRAHDYSRRGNPTRDVVQRALAELEGGAGAVLTNTGMSAIHLVTTVFLKPGDLLVAPHDCYGGSYRLFDSLATRGCYRVRFVDQSDEHALQAALEEKPKLVLVESPSNPLLRVVDIAKICRLACEAGAVSVVDNTFLSPALQNPLALGADLVLHSCTKYLNGHSDVVAGVVIAKDSEMVTELAWWANNIGVTGGAFDSYLLLRGLRTLSPRMEVAQRNAQAIVDYLQTQPLVKKLYHPSLPNNQGHEIAARQQKGFGAMLSFELDGDEETLRRFLGGLSLFTLAESLGGVESLISHAATMTHAGMSPQARAAAGISETLLRISTGIEDGEDLIADLENGFRAANKG; encoded by the coding sequence ATGACGCGTAAACAGGCCACTATCGCAGTGCGTAGCGGATTAAACGACGACGAACAATACGGCTGCGTTGTGCCGCCAATCCATCTCTCCAGTACCTATAACTTTACCGGTTTCAATGAGCCGCGCGCGCATGATTATTCCCGCCGCGGTAATCCCACGCGTGATGTTGTTCAGCGCGCGTTAGCGGAGCTGGAAGGCGGCGCGGGCGCGGTATTGACCAATACCGGCATGTCGGCGATTCATCTGGTCACAACCGTTTTCCTCAAGCCGGGCGATCTGCTGGTTGCGCCGCATGATTGCTACGGCGGTAGTTATCGTCTGTTTGACAGTCTGGCGACGCGCGGCTGTTATCGTGTGCGGTTTGTCGATCAGAGCGATGAACACGCCTTACAGGCGGCGCTGGAAGAAAAACCGAAGCTGGTACTGGTAGAAAGTCCAAGTAATCCATTGTTACGCGTGGTGGATATTGCGAAAATCTGTCGGCTGGCGTGCGAGGCGGGCGCAGTGAGCGTCGTTGATAACACGTTTTTAAGCCCGGCGCTGCAAAATCCGCTGGCGTTGGGCGCCGATCTGGTGTTGCATTCATGCACGAAATATCTCAACGGACATTCGGATGTCGTGGCCGGCGTGGTGATCGCTAAAGATTCGGAAATGGTCACTGAACTGGCGTGGTGGGCGAATAATATTGGCGTCACTGGCGGAGCGTTTGATAGCTACCTGCTGCTGCGCGGCCTGCGTACGCTGTCGCCGCGTATGGAGGTGGCGCAGCGTAATGCGCAAGCGATTGTGGATTACCTGCAAACCCAGCCGCTGGTGAAAAAGCTGTATCATCCGTCGCTGCCGAATAATCAGGGACATGAGATTGCCGCGCGTCAGCAAAAAGGCTTTGGGGCAATGTTGAGTTTTGAACTGGATGGGGATGAGGAGACGCTGCGTCGTTTTCTGGGCGGGCTGTCGCTGTTTACGCTGGCGGAATCTTTAGGGGGAGTGGAAAGTTTGATCTCTCACGCCGCCACTATGACGCATGCCGGTATGTCGCCGCAGGCGCGTGCCGCCGCCGGGATCTCCGAAACGCTGCTGCGTATCTCCACCGGTATTGAAGATGGCGAAGATTTAATTGCCGACCTGGAAAATGGCTTCCGGGCTGCAAACAAGGGGTAA
- the rpmE gene encoding 50S ribosomal protein L31 — translation MKKGIHPNYVEITATCSCGNVIKTHSTVGHDLNLDVCGKCHPFFTGKQRVVDTGGRVERFNKRFSIPGSK, via the coding sequence ATGAAAAAAGGTATTCACCCGAATTACGTAGAAATTACTGCAACCTGTTCTTGCGGTAATGTTATCAAAACCCACTCTACCGTGGGTCACGACCTGAACCTGGACGTGTGCGGCAAATGCCACCCGTTCTTCACTGGTAAGCAGCGTGTTGTTGATACCGGTGGTCGTGTTGAGCGTTTCAACAAACGCTTCAGCATCCCTGGCAGCAAATAA